One window of the Pseudofrankia sp. DC12 genome contains the following:
- a CDS encoding deoxyribodipyrimidine photo-lyase: MVTTLAVFTRDLRVHDNPMLAAAVAEAEHTVPLFVLDPAMARPAFAAGGRQRFLAESLADLDRSVRGLGGRLVVRAGHPVEQVCRIADEVNAGTVHLAADCSGYAQRREEALNSALAERGRTLRCHDEAHAVVGPGRVTPAGRDHYAVFGAYHRRWEAAGWRRVVPPPHRIRLPAVDPGKLPPTDGPAGDGGFPGGETAGRARAENWLSQSIDDYDVRRDQLPADATSRLSPYLHLGCLSALELATRAGTSGPARAFVRQLAWRDFFHQLLAARPDAAHEDYRAARRTWRDDPMALDAWRSGHTGIPIVDAGMRQLLAEGWLPNRARMITASFLTKTLGLDWRTGAAHYTEHLLDADAANNSLNWQWVAGTGTRPGRVLNPLRQAERFDPNGVYVRRHVPELAGLAGRAVHRPWRLTDGDRAAPGYPQPLPGLAERLGAERL, from the coding sequence CGTGTTCACCCGGGACCTGCGGGTGCACGACAACCCCATGCTCGCCGCGGCCGTCGCCGAGGCCGAGCACACGGTGCCGCTGTTCGTACTGGACCCGGCGATGGCGCGGCCCGCCTTCGCCGCCGGCGGCCGGCAGCGCTTCCTCGCCGAGAGCCTCGCCGATCTCGACCGGTCAGTGCGGGGGCTGGGCGGGCGCCTGGTGGTCCGGGCCGGCCACCCGGTCGAGCAGGTCTGCCGGATCGCGGACGAGGTCAACGCCGGCACGGTGCACCTGGCCGCGGACTGCTCGGGGTACGCACAGCGGCGCGAGGAGGCGCTGAACTCGGCGCTGGCGGAGCGCGGGCGAACGCTGCGCTGCCACGACGAGGCCCACGCCGTGGTTGGGCCAGGCCGGGTGACCCCGGCCGGCCGGGACCACTACGCCGTCTTCGGCGCCTACCACCGGCGGTGGGAGGCGGCCGGCTGGCGGCGGGTCGTCCCGCCTCCACATCGAATCCGGCTACCGGCCGTCGACCCGGGCAAGCTGCCACCCACCGACGGGCCAGCCGGCGACGGCGGGTTTCCGGGCGGTGAGACCGCGGGCCGGGCGCGGGCCGAGAACTGGCTGAGCCAGAGCATCGACGACTACGACGTCCGCCGGGACCAGCTCCCGGCGGACGCCACGTCCCGGCTGTCGCCCTACCTGCACCTGGGCTGCCTGTCGGCGCTGGAGCTCGCGACCCGGGCCGGGACGAGCGGGCCGGCCCGCGCCTTCGTGCGCCAGCTCGCCTGGCGGGACTTCTTCCACCAGCTCCTGGCCGCCCGACCGGACGCGGCGCACGAGGACTACCGCGCCGCGCGGCGCACCTGGCGCGACGATCCGATGGCGCTGGACGCGTGGCGCTCCGGCCACACCGGCATCCCCATCGTCGACGCCGGCATGCGTCAGCTGCTGGCCGAGGGCTGGCTGCCCAACCGGGCTCGGATGATCACCGCGAGCTTCCTCACGAAGACTCTCGGCCTCGACTGGCGCACCGGCGCCGCCCACTACACCGAACATCTGCTCGACGCGGACGCGGCGAACAACAGCCTGAACTGGCAGTGGGTCGCCGGCACCGGCACCCGGCCGGGGCGCGTCCTGAACCCCCTGCGCCAGGCCGAGCGGTTCGACCCCAACGGCGTCTACGTGCGACGGCACGTGCCGGAGCTGGCAGGCCTGGCGGGGCGCGCTGTCCATCGACCGTGGCGGCTGACTGACGGCGACCGGGCCGCGCCCGGCTACCCGCAGCCGCTGCCTGGCCTGGCGGAACGGCTGGGCGCGGAGCGACTCTGA
- the cobF gene encoding precorrin-6A synthase (deacetylating), translating to MLLIGMGVGDPASLTHEASAALAGVDVLFTIDKGPAKGDLNALRAEICARYARPGLRVVEVSEPDRDRAPVDYQAEVRRWHAARAEVWAQALLTELDEPARGAFLVWGDPALYDSSLRIFDDIRARGLVDVEVTVIPGISSVQALTARHRVPLNTVGGAVHVTTGRRLAAEADGQDSVVVMLDGATAWLDLDAGRWDIYWGAYLGGADEITIAGPLAEVGAEIAAAKQAARARKGWIMDVYLLRRRR from the coding sequence GTGCTGCTGATCGGGATGGGGGTTGGCGACCCCGCGTCGCTCACGCACGAGGCGAGCGCGGCGCTGGCCGGCGTCGACGTCCTTTTCACGATCGACAAGGGGCCTGCGAAGGGTGACCTGAACGCGCTGCGGGCCGAGATCTGCGCCCGGTACGCGCGGCCGGGCCTGCGGGTCGTCGAGGTCAGCGAGCCGGACCGGGACCGGGCGCCCGTCGACTATCAGGCGGAGGTGCGTCGCTGGCACGCCGCGCGCGCCGAGGTCTGGGCCCAGGCCCTGCTGACCGAGCTCGACGAGCCGGCCCGGGGTGCGTTCCTGGTCTGGGGCGACCCGGCGCTGTACGACAGCTCGCTGCGCATTTTCGACGACATCCGGGCGCGCGGCCTCGTCGACGTCGAGGTGACCGTCATCCCCGGGATCTCCAGCGTCCAGGCGCTGACCGCCCGCCATCGGGTCCCGCTGAACACCGTCGGCGGGGCCGTGCACGTCACCACGGGCCGCCGCCTGGCCGCCGAGGCCGACGGCCAGGACTCGGTCGTCGTCATGCTCGACGGCGCGACGGCCTGGCTCGACCTGGACGCCGGCCGGTGGGACATCTACTGGGGCGCCTACCTGGGCGGCGCCGACGAGATCACCATCGCCGGGCCGCTCGCCGAGGTCGGCGCCGAGATCGCGGCGGCCAAGCAGGCGGCCCGCGCCCGCAAGGGCTGGATCATGGACGTGTACCTGCTGCGGCGTCGACGGTGA
- the cobJ gene encoding precorrin-3B C(17)-methyltransferase → MTTRPATAGTLYGVGVGPGDPELVTVKAARLIGAAPVVAYHAARPGRSLARASAVPYLRPGVVEEELVYPVTRGVTPHPGGYQGAIEEFYERSAARLADHLAAGRDVALLAEGDPTLYSSFTHMQRRLVPRFRCVIVPGVTSVSATAAAAGVALVTGDETLAVLPATTRADRLGALAAGADGLVLMKVRGDLGGVRRALAAAGRLEDALLVSRASREGERVTALRDLVAPEQDVPYMSTILVPGAAAARPAPSSPSPAVGHEPGSVTVVGLGPAGPEWLTPETADALAAADDVVGYETYLRRVPSRPGQRRHATDNRVEAERAAFALDLARRGARVAVVSSGDPGVFAMASAVLETRADGGYQDVPVRVLPGVTAANAVAARVGAPLGHDYCVVSLSDQLKPWPLVLRRLRAAAAADLVLALYNPGSKTRRAHVDEVRACLLEERDADTPVVVGRAVGSEGERVEVIRLADLTADHVDMRTLLIVGSSRTRWDAETGAVFTPRHHDGRSGPVTVDAAAGTRP, encoded by the coding sequence GTGACCACGCGGCCAGCCACCGCCGGCACGCTCTACGGCGTCGGTGTGGGCCCGGGTGACCCCGAGCTCGTGACGGTGAAGGCCGCGCGGCTGATCGGCGCGGCCCCGGTCGTGGCGTACCACGCCGCGCGGCCGGGGCGGTCGCTGGCGCGGGCGAGCGCGGTGCCCTACCTGCGGCCCGGCGTCGTCGAGGAGGAGCTCGTCTATCCGGTCACCCGCGGTGTCACGCCGCACCCAGGTGGCTACCAGGGCGCGATCGAGGAGTTCTACGAGCGGTCCGCCGCCCGCCTGGCCGACCACCTGGCCGCCGGGCGGGACGTGGCGCTGCTCGCCGAGGGCGACCCGACGCTGTACAGCTCCTTCACTCACATGCAGCGCCGCCTGGTGCCGCGGTTCCGATGCGTGATCGTCCCCGGCGTGACGTCGGTGTCCGCCACCGCCGCCGCCGCGGGCGTCGCGCTGGTCACCGGCGACGAGACGCTTGCCGTGCTCCCGGCGACCACGCGGGCGGATCGGCTCGGCGCACTGGCCGCCGGGGCGGACGGGCTTGTGCTGATGAAGGTGCGCGGCGACCTCGGCGGTGTCCGCCGGGCGCTCGCCGCCGCGGGCCGGCTCGAGGACGCGCTGCTCGTCAGCCGGGCCAGCCGGGAAGGCGAGCGTGTCACGGCCCTGCGCGACCTGGTGGCCCCGGAGCAGGACGTGCCGTACATGTCGACCATCCTCGTGCCGGGTGCCGCCGCGGCCAGGCCCGCGCCGTCGAGCCCGTCACCGGCCGTCGGCCACGAGCCCGGTTCGGTCACCGTCGTCGGGCTGGGGCCGGCCGGCCCCGAGTGGCTCACCCCCGAGACGGCCGACGCCCTCGCGGCGGCCGACGACGTCGTCGGCTACGAGACTTACCTGCGGCGGGTGCCGTCCCGGCCAGGGCAGCGCCGGCACGCCACGGACAACCGGGTGGAGGCGGAGCGGGCCGCGTTCGCGCTCGACCTGGCCCGGCGGGGAGCTCGGGTCGCCGTCGTGTCGTCCGGCGACCCGGGGGTGTTCGCGATGGCCTCGGCGGTGCTGGAGACCCGGGCCGATGGCGGCTACCAGGACGTGCCGGTCCGAGTGCTGCCCGGCGTGACGGCGGCGAACGCCGTGGCCGCCCGGGTCGGCGCTCCGCTCGGCCACGACTACTGCGTCGTGTCCCTCTCCGACCAGCTCAAGCCGTGGCCGCTGGTGCTGCGCCGGCTGCGTGCCGCGGCGGCCGCCGACCTGGTGCTCGCCCTCTACAACCCGGGCTCGAAGACCCGCCGGGCGCACGTCGACGAGGTCCGCGCCTGCCTGCTGGAGGAACGGGACGCCGACACCCCCGTCGTCGTGGGACGGGCCGTGGGCTCCGAGGGCGAGCGGGTCGAGGTCATCCGGCTGGCCGACCTGACCGCCGACCATGTCGACATGCGCACACTGCTCATCGTCGGCTCGTCCCGGACCCGGTGGGACGCCGAGACGGGCGCCGTCTTCACCCCGCGCCACCATGACGGGCGCTCCGGCCCGGTCACCGTCGACGCCGCAGCAGGTACACGTCCATGA
- a CDS encoding precorrin-8X methylmutase, producing the protein MVTGSSQRRYDYERDGAAIYRQSFATIRAEADLAVLTPELEHVVVRMIHACGMVDLPADVEASPGVVGLARAALRAGKPVLCDAQMVASGITRRRLPAANEIVCALGDGRVPELAARLGTTRSAAALELWADQLDGAVVAIGNAPTALFHLLELIAAGAPRPAAVLGLPVGFVGAAESKRALADNPFDLPYLVVHGRRGGSAMTVAAVNAIASEAL; encoded by the coding sequence ATGGTGACCGGCAGCAGCCAGCGCCGCTACGACTACGAGCGCGACGGCGCAGCGATCTACCGGCAGTCGTTCGCGACGATCCGGGCCGAGGCGGACCTGGCCGTCCTCACGCCCGAGCTGGAGCACGTCGTCGTCCGCATGATCCACGCCTGCGGGATGGTGGACCTGCCCGCGGACGTCGAGGCGAGCCCCGGCGTCGTCGGCCTGGCCCGGGCGGCGTTGCGGGCCGGCAAGCCGGTGCTGTGCGACGCCCAGATGGTGGCCAGCGGGATCACCCGGCGCCGGCTGCCCGCAGCCAACGAGATCGTCTGCGCGCTCGGCGACGGTCGCGTCCCGGAACTGGCGGCTCGGCTCGGCACGACGAGGTCCGCCGCCGCCCTCGAACTGTGGGCTGACCAGCTCGACGGCGCCGTCGTCGCCATCGGGAACGCCCCGACGGCGCTGTTCCACCTGCTCGAGCTGATCGCCGCCGGTGCGCCGCGGCCGGCGGCCGTCCTCGGGCTGCCGGTCGGCTTCGTGGGTGCGGCCGAGTCCAAGCGGGCTCTCGCGGACAACCCGTTCGACCTGCCCTACCTCGTCGTGCACGGCCGGCGGGGCGGCAGCGCGATGACGGTGGCCGCGGTCAACGCGATCGCCTCCGAGGCGTTGTGA
- a CDS encoding nitrite reductase codes for MAARDRATDRCPGALVLHQAADGGLARIRLPGGLIAGRTLVALAELAESFGPRGAVELTSRGNLQLRGVPADRHAELADRVTALGLLPSATHERVRNIVAAPFAGLVGVDPGGRPASGVPGAVSRLDGLVRELDRGLCADPELAGLSGRFLFGLDDASGAVEALAPDVWATPLAGGRWWAGPAGVAVDGSAVVAELLAAARGFLRFVAEAAGSPATAGTPAAAGTTEAAATTKPARTTGATGTTVMAGTKAAADRTATAGQPIWRVRDLPDAGARLAAILRAGRPAAARPDPAAGPRPVGAWRRPEGGHAGAVLVPLGRLTRAGAEMLAAASLGADPAEAPLRVTPWRSVVVPRLSDPGAFIPAARRAGLVPEPGSLWARVTACAGRPGCASALADVRTDAAHAAAAGRLTPAFAARPVPPGARAHWSGCARRCGRPAGSYVDIVAGPDGYLVQALGAEPKESSRW; via the coding sequence ATGGCGGCCCGAGACCGGGCGACCGACCGTTGCCCCGGCGCCCTGGTCCTGCACCAGGCCGCCGACGGTGGCCTCGCCCGGATCCGGCTGCCTGGCGGCCTCATCGCCGGTAGGACGCTCGTCGCGCTGGCGGAGCTGGCCGAGTCGTTCGGCCCGCGGGGCGCCGTCGAGCTGACCTCGCGGGGGAACCTGCAGCTGCGCGGGGTTCCGGCCGACCGGCACGCCGAGCTCGCCGACCGGGTCACGGCGCTTGGGCTGCTGCCGTCGGCGACGCACGAACGCGTCCGCAACATCGTCGCGGCTCCGTTCGCCGGGCTGGTCGGGGTGGATCCGGGCGGTCGCCCGGCGAGCGGCGTCCCGGGGGCGGTCTCGCGGCTCGACGGTCTGGTACGGGAGCTGGACCGGGGCCTGTGCGCGGACCCGGAGCTCGCCGGGCTGTCCGGCCGGTTCCTGTTCGGCCTCGACGACGCCTCCGGTGCCGTCGAGGCCCTGGCGCCGGACGTCTGGGCGACGCCGCTGGCCGGGGGCCGCTGGTGGGCCGGCCCCGCCGGCGTGGCGGTCGACGGTTCGGCGGTCGTCGCGGAGCTGCTCGCCGCCGCCCGGGGCTTCCTGCGATTCGTGGCCGAGGCGGCCGGAAGCCCAGCGACAGCCGGCACCCCCGCGGCGGCCGGCACGACCGAGGCGGCCGCAACCACCAAGCCGGCCAGAACAACTGGGGCGACCGGCACCACCGTGATGGCCGGTACCAAGGCGGCGGCAGACAGGACTGCGACGGCCGGCCAGCCGATCTGGCGCGTCCGAGACCTGCCGGACGCAGGCGCGAGACTTGCGGCGATCCTGCGGGCCGGGCGTCCCGCGGCGGCCCGTCCGGACCCGGCTGCCGGCCCGCGGCCGGTCGGAGCCTGGCGCCGTCCGGAGGGCGGTCACGCGGGCGCCGTCCTCGTGCCGCTCGGCCGGCTGACCCGGGCCGGCGCCGAGATGCTCGCGGCCGCGAGCCTGGGCGCCGATCCCGCCGAGGCCCCGCTGCGGGTCACCCCGTGGCGGTCGGTCGTGGTGCCGCGGCTGAGCGACCCGGGGGCCTTCATCCCGGCCGCGCGGCGGGCCGGGCTGGTTCCCGAGCCCGGCTCGCTGTGGGCCCGGGTCACGGCCTGCGCCGGGCGGCCCGGCTGCGCGAGCGCGCTGGCGGACGTGCGGACCGACGCGGCCCACGCGGCCGCGGCCGGCCGGCTCACCCCTGCCTTCGCCGCGCGGCCGGTGCCTCCGGGCGCGCGGGCGCACTGGAGCGGCTGCGCCCGCCGGTGCGGCCGGCCCGCCGGGTCATATGTGGATATCGTCGCCGGGCCTGACGGCTACCTGGTCCAGGCCCTCGGCGCCGAACCGAAGGAGTCCTCACGATGGTGA
- the cobN gene encoding cobaltochelatase subunit CobN translates to MILLLSTSDTDLSCARACGEDYRLGNPARLDVAELPGLLDGVDVVVLRLLGGRRAWPEGVDALLARGLPVVVLSGELIPDAELMELSSVPAGVAAQAHNYLAHGGPDNLRQLARFLSDALLLTGLGFDPPVPTPPWGLRPRPDAAAPDGRPAVAILYYRAHELAGNTAFVDALADAVDAAGGRAEPVFCASLRTADDELLAELGQADALVTTVLAAGGAALGATPAEVGAGGRDEDWDIGALAALDVPIMQALAVTSSRAQWEASDDGLSPLDTATQVAIPEFDGRIITVPFSFKEVDADGLTRYVPDPERAARVAGLAVRHARLRHVPNAEKRIALVLSAYPTKHARIGNAVGLDTPASVLALLTAMRAAGYDVGPADGPGALPGLEAGDGDAFIHGLIAAGGQDEDWLTAEHLAGNPIRIPAAVYRTWFATLPEDLRAAVEQHWGPAPGDLFVDRATDPDGEIVLAAVSAGNVVILIQPPRGFGQNPIAIYHDPDLPPSHHYLAVYHWLRNSVGDAGFGAHAVVHVGKHGNLEWLPGKAAALSASCAPDAALGDLPLVYPFLVNDPGEGTQAKRRAHATIIDHLVPPMARADSYGDIARLERLLDEHAQIAAMDPAKLPAIRAQIWTLIEAAKLDHDLGLADRPHDAEFDEFILHVDGWLCEIKDAQIRDGLHILGAAPTGEARVNLVLSMLRARQLWGGAVALPGLRQALGLGGEEGTTRTDAVEAVARELLTELDGRDWDPAAVAEVVAEVLGVPADTDAVDRAPDGPDEVDRDAVAAVLTFAATEIVPRLARTTDEIDRTLHALAGGYIPAGPSGSPLRGLVNVLPTGRNFYAVDPRAVPSPLAWETGRAMADSLLARHLADTGEYPRSVGLSAWGTSAMRTSGDDVAEILALIGVAPLWDEASRRVRGVEPIPLAELGRPRIDVTVRISGFFRDAFPHVVDLLDDAIRLVAELDEAPEDNYVHAHADADAAGHGDRRRATTRIFGSKPGAYGAGLLPLVDSGTWHDDADLAEVYAAWGGFAYGRGLAGRPARDDMTAAYRRISVAVKNTDSLEHDIADSDDYFQYHGGMIATVRALTGRGPRAYIGDSTRPDEVRTRTLGEEMARVVRARVINPRWISSMRRHGYKGAFELAATVDYLFGYDATAGVVADWMYEAVTEAYVLDEENQKFLTDSNPWALHGIAERLLEAVGRGLWAAPRPETLDALREVFLRAEGDLEGRA, encoded by the coding sequence GTGATCCTGTTGCTGTCGACGTCGGACACCGACCTGTCGTGCGCCCGTGCCTGCGGGGAGGACTACCGGCTGGGCAACCCGGCCCGCCTCGACGTCGCCGAGCTTCCCGGGCTGCTCGACGGGGTCGACGTGGTCGTCCTGCGCCTGCTCGGCGGCCGGCGGGCCTGGCCGGAGGGCGTCGACGCCCTGCTGGCCCGAGGCCTGCCGGTCGTGGTCCTCAGCGGGGAGCTGATCCCCGACGCCGAGCTGATGGAGCTGTCCTCGGTGCCCGCCGGGGTGGCCGCCCAGGCGCACAACTACCTCGCCCACGGTGGGCCGGACAACCTGCGCCAGCTCGCCCGGTTCCTGTCCGACGCGCTGCTGCTGACCGGCCTCGGGTTCGACCCGCCGGTGCCCACCCCGCCCTGGGGGCTCCGTCCTCGCCCGGACGCGGCGGCACCGGACGGTCGCCCGGCCGTCGCGATCCTGTACTACCGGGCGCACGAGCTGGCCGGGAACACCGCGTTCGTCGACGCGCTGGCCGACGCCGTCGACGCGGCCGGCGGCCGGGCGGAGCCGGTCTTCTGCGCGTCGCTGCGCACGGCCGACGACGAGCTGCTCGCCGAGCTCGGCCAGGCGGACGCGCTGGTCACGACCGTGCTCGCCGCCGGCGGCGCCGCGCTGGGCGCCACCCCCGCCGAGGTCGGTGCCGGCGGCCGCGACGAGGACTGGGACATCGGCGCCCTCGCCGCCCTGGACGTGCCGATCATGCAAGCGCTGGCCGTCACGTCGTCGCGGGCGCAGTGGGAGGCCAGCGACGACGGCCTGTCCCCGCTGGACACCGCGACCCAGGTGGCGATCCCCGAGTTCGACGGCCGGATCATCACGGTCCCGTTCTCGTTCAAGGAGGTCGACGCCGACGGCCTGACCCGCTACGTGCCCGACCCGGAGCGAGCCGCCCGCGTCGCCGGCCTCGCGGTGCGCCACGCCCGGCTGCGCCATGTCCCGAACGCCGAGAAGCGGATCGCCCTGGTGCTGTCGGCCTACCCGACGAAGCACGCCAGGATCGGCAACGCGGTCGGCCTCGACACCCCGGCCAGCGTGCTCGCCCTGCTCACCGCGATGCGTGCGGCCGGCTACGACGTCGGCCCGGCGGACGGCCCCGGCGCGCTGCCCGGCCTCGAAGCCGGCGACGGGGACGCGTTCATCCACGGCCTGATCGCCGCCGGCGGCCAGGACGAGGACTGGCTGACCGCCGAGCACCTGGCCGGCAACCCGATCCGCATTCCCGCCGCGGTCTACCGGACCTGGTTCGCGACGCTGCCCGAGGACCTGCGCGCCGCTGTCGAGCAGCACTGGGGCCCGGCGCCCGGCGACCTGTTCGTGGACCGTGCCACCGACCCGGACGGCGAGATCGTGCTCGCGGCAGTGAGCGCAGGCAACGTGGTGATCCTCATCCAGCCGCCGCGCGGGTTCGGGCAGAACCCGATCGCGATCTACCACGACCCGGACCTGCCACCGAGCCACCACTACCTGGCCGTCTACCACTGGCTGCGCAACAGCGTGGGCGACGCCGGGTTCGGCGCGCACGCCGTCGTCCACGTCGGCAAGCACGGGAACCTCGAATGGCTGCCCGGCAAGGCGGCGGCGCTGTCGGCGAGCTGCGCCCCGGACGCGGCACTCGGCGACCTGCCGCTGGTCTACCCGTTCCTCGTCAACGACCCGGGCGAGGGCACCCAGGCGAAGCGGCGGGCGCACGCGACGATCATCGACCATCTGGTCCCGCCGATGGCCCGAGCCGACAGCTACGGCGACATCGCCCGCCTGGAGCGGCTGCTCGACGAGCACGCGCAGATCGCCGCGATGGACCCGGCCAAGCTCCCGGCGATCCGGGCCCAGATCTGGACGCTGATCGAGGCGGCGAAGCTCGACCATGATCTCGGCCTCGCCGACCGGCCGCACGACGCCGAGTTCGACGAGTTCATCCTGCACGTCGACGGCTGGCTCTGCGAGATCAAGGACGCGCAGATCCGCGACGGCCTGCACATCCTCGGCGCCGCGCCGACCGGCGAGGCCAGGGTCAACCTGGTGCTGTCGATGCTGCGGGCCCGCCAGCTGTGGGGCGGTGCCGTGGCGCTGCCGGGCCTGCGTCAGGCCCTCGGCCTCGGCGGGGAGGAGGGGACGACCCGCACCGACGCGGTCGAGGCCGTCGCCCGGGAGCTGCTCACCGAGCTGGACGGCCGCGACTGGGACCCGGCGGCCGTGGCCGAGGTCGTCGCCGAGGTCCTCGGAGTGCCGGCCGACACGGACGCCGTCGACCGGGCCCCCGACGGCCCGGACGAGGTCGACCGGGACGCCGTCGCCGCCGTGCTGACCTTCGCGGCTACCGAGATCGTGCCGAGGCTGGCCCGCACCACCGACGAGATCGACCGGACCCTGCACGCGCTCGCCGGCGGCTACATCCCGGCCGGGCCGAGCGGCTCGCCGCTGCGCGGCCTGGTCAACGTGCTGCCGACCGGGCGCAACTTCTACGCCGTCGACCCGCGCGCGGTCCCCAGCCCGCTGGCCTGGGAGACCGGCCGGGCGATGGCCGACTCCCTGCTCGCCCGCCACCTCGCCGACACCGGGGAGTACCCCCGCTCGGTCGGCCTGTCGGCCTGGGGCACCTCGGCGATGCGGACCTCCGGTGACGACGTCGCCGAGATCCTCGCCCTCATCGGCGTGGCGCCGCTGTGGGACGAGGCGTCCCGGCGGGTGCGCGGCGTCGAGCCGATACCGCTCGCCGAGCTGGGCCGGCCCCGGATCGACGTCACGGTCCGGATCTCCGGGTTCTTCCGGGACGCGTTCCCGCACGTCGTAGACCTGCTCGACGACGCGATCCGCCTGGTCGCCGAGCTGGACGAGGCGCCGGAGGACAACTACGTCCACGCGCACGCGGACGCCGACGCGGCCGGCCACGGCGACCGCCGCCGGGCCACCACCAGGATCTTCGGCTCAAAGCCAGGCGCGTACGGCGCCGGCCTGCTCCCGCTCGTCGACTCCGGCACCTGGCACGACGACGCCGACCTGGCCGAGGTCTACGCGGCCTGGGGCGGGTTCGCCTACGGCCGCGGGCTCGCCGGCCGGCCGGCCCGGGACGACATGACGGCGGCCTACCGGCGGATCAGCGTCGCGGTGAAGAACACCGACAGCCTGGAACACGACATCGCCGACTCCGACGACTACTTCCAGTACCACGGCGGCATGATCGCGACCGTCCGGGCGCTGACCGGGCGCGGCCCGCGCGCCTACATCGGCGACTCGACCCGGCCGGACGAGGTGCGCACCCGTACGCTCGGCGAGGAGATGGCCCGGGTGGTCCGGGCCCGGGTAATCAACCCGCGCTGGATCTCCTCGATGCGCCGCCACGGCTACAAGGGGGCCTTCGAGCTCGCCGCGACCGTCGACTACCTGTTCGGCTACGACGCGACGGCCGGTGTGGTGGCCGACTGGATGTACGAGGCCGTGACGGAGGCCTACGTCCTCGACGAGGAGAACCAGAAGTTCCTCACCGACTCGAACCCCTGGGCCCTGCACGGGATCGCCGAACGGCTGTTGGAGGCCGTGGGCCGCGGGCTGTGGGCGGCGCCCCGGCCGGAGACCCTGGACGCGCTGCGCGAGGTGTTCCTGCGCGCGGAGGGCGACCTCGAAGGGCGCGCGTAG